TCATCATCCTTGGAGGGATTTACAGTGGAATGTTTACTCCGACAGAGGCAGGTGCAGTCTGTTGCATTTATGCGGTAATTATAGCATTATTTGTAGATCGCACGCTCGATCTGAAAGGGATTTTGGAATGCGCATCGGAATCTGCCGTGACAGGTGCAACTATTTTTATTCTTCTGGCTGCTGCCGGTGTTTTTGGAAAAGTGATGACGCTGGCGCAGGTTCCGCAACAGCTGTCTGCAGGAATTCTTGCAGTTGCTGACAGTAAATTTATGGTATTGCTTCTTATTAATCTACTCCTTCTTGTTGTAGGGTGCATTATGGATGGAGGCGCTGCGGTTGTCATTCTGGCGCCATTGCTGCTTCCGGTTGTCAGAGCTTTTGGAATTGATGCGATTCAATTTGGTATCATTATTTGTCTGAATTTAAGTGTTGGTGCGATTACACCACCTGTTGGTTCCTGCCTGTTTGTGGCTACGGTAATAGGAGATACTCCTTTGGAAAAAATTGCAAGAGAAATCATTCCTTTTCTTGTGGCAGAGTTGCTTGTACTATTACTTGTAAATGCATTTCCGGCAGTTTCTATGGGCATTTTGGGTTTGACCGCATGACAAAAATAATAAATAAAACGCAGGGATATCATGGTGAAGAAGATGAAACGGGAATTATTCTGTAAAATTTTGAATAGTGAAATGCAGCTTGCAACAGGTTGTACAGAACCGGCAGCAGTGGCATTGTGTGCAGCCTATGCAAGTGAGCAGTTAGGGACAGAAGTGGCTGAAGTACACGTGCTGGCTAGTGTGAATATCATAAAGAATGCAATGTCTGCCGGAATACCGGGAATTTCGAACACCGGGATTAATTATGCAGCAGCACTTGGTGCTATAGGAGGCGTGGTGGAACGGCAACTCCAGGTGATTGACAGCACATCAGAAAAAGAGCGGGAAAAGGCAGTAAAACTGGTAAAAGACGGCCATGTCCATATGGGAATGAAAAATACAGAAGAAAAACTGTATATTGAAGTGGAGGTAAGAAGTGCGGACGGACATCAGGCAAAAGCAATCATAGCAACCGCGCATACGAATCTGGTATATCTGGAAAAAGATGGTGTTTGTCTGTTGAAAAAACAACAGTTAACCGGAACGGAGAAAATATCTCCGGATTTGGTGGAACATACATTGTCCGTAGAATCCATTTATCGCTTTGTCAATGAACTGGATCGCCAGACTGACGATCTTCACATGGTGGAACTGGCAATTGCGGTGAATAAACGAATTGCAGAAGAGGGAGCACAGAAACCATTTGGTCTTACGATCGGACAGCATATTATGAATGCCAGAAGCGAAGGAACTATGGGGAGTGATGTGGTGACTGCGGCAATGGAACGCACAGCAAGTGGAATTGATGCCCGTATGGGAGGAGCTGGTGTGCCGGTGGTTACCAATTCGGGTTCGGGAAATCAGGGAATAACAGCGACAATACCGGTGCTTACTGCGGCGGAAGCCTTTGGGATAGATGACGACAGACTGTTTCGGGCGGTAACCTTGTCGCATCTGATGGCAATCTATATTCATTGTCGTTTCGGGCTTTTATCAGCGCTTTGCGGAGCAACGATTGCAGGAACCGGAGCAAGCTGCGGAATCGTGTATTTGCTGGGCGGGGGTCCGAAAGAAATAGGATATGCCATTAATAACATGATGGGATGCGTGACGGGAATGCTTTGTGATGGAGCCAAGGCAGACTGTGCAATGAAAGTCAGTGCCTGTGTAAACATGGCTTTTT
Above is a window of Oscillospiraceae bacterium NTUH-002-81 DNA encoding:
- a CDS encoding L-serine ammonia-lyase, iron-sulfur-dependent, subunit alpha; this encodes MVKKMKRELFCKILNSEMQLATGCTEPAAVALCAAYASEQLGTEVAEVHVLASVNIIKNAMSAGIPGISNTGINYAAALGAIGGVVERQLQVIDSTSEKEREKAVKLVKDGHVHMGMKNTEEKLYIEVEVRSADGHQAKAIIATAHTNLVYLEKDGVCLLKKQQLTGTEKISPDLVEHTLSVESIYRFVNELDRQTDDLHMVELAIAVNKRIAEEGAQKPFGLTIGQHIMNARSEGTMGSDVVTAAMERTASGIDARMGGAGVPVVTNSGSGNQGITATIPVLTAAEAFGIDDDRLFRAVTLSHLMAIYIHCRFGLLSALCGATIAGTGASCGIVYLLGGGPKEIGYAINNMMGCVTGMLCDGAKADCAMKVSACVNMAFLSAFMAIKGTCVSSDEGIVEEDPAHTIRNFVRLGNDGSPVMDNIILDIMFSKRTGKTLE